One Lycium barbarum isolate Lr01 chromosome 5, ASM1917538v2, whole genome shotgun sequence genomic window carries:
- the LOC132641577 gene encoding protein PHYTOCHROME KINASE SUBSTRATE 1-like translates to MAMVKVTSGLEAAKSGSNLLDASFSSYLNGSEETFVLNIESSRNLSKKADDGEIDIFSAEKYFNEVVDEENQENGEPQNKHKIVEPVTNMVSLKHITRPPTPSINSESSWNSRSALLQNISRNHHQASPTKPDNKSYGKKFLARIGCNCYCKDKNSVEVEDQLSEKSFNRGKYHGKSRQNPIKTKILAQNSESSTPRTNHQDLHFKKIDELGLGVPVFGNPEVKIQLQKEEEEPRKSLEVFGFPITDKERSKKSVEKKIGMLTWDAIVPKAEEIDIINIGASSNGTYEDDYAESDASSDLFEIESFPSNNTANPSLARQGSEGMSCYAPSEVSIDWSVVTASAADFSITSDSEELKIRANSNRIVHNGRETAGRDKSKRRSGIILGCNSHKAVGVVGDAYKVSEKTSIEMPQRNFKTHEPIMPMTRFHAESKLTRFDAGNMKHDFNTRSFSSTYTGRHADFLYI, encoded by the coding sequence ATGGCTATGGTCAAAGTGACTTCAGGACTAGAAGCTGCCAAAAGTGGTAGCAATCTTCTTGATGCCTCGTTTTCTTCTTACCTAAATGGTTCTGAAGAAACCTTTGTACTTAATATTGAGTCAAGTAGAAATTTGAGCAAGAAAGCAGATGATGGAGAAATAGACATCTTTAGTGCAGAAAAATACTTCAATGAAGTGGTTGatgaagaaaatcaagaaaatggtgaACCACAAAACAAGCATAAGATTGTTGAGCCAGTTACTAATATGGTTTCTTTGAAGCATATTACTAGGCCTCCAACTCCAAGTATTAATTCAGAATCAAGTTGGAACAGCAGAAGTGCATTATTGCAAAACATTTCAAGAAATCATCATCAGGCGTCGCCAACAAAGCCTGATAACAAGTCTTATGGCAAGAAATTCCTTGCAAGAATTGGCTGCAATTGTTATTGCAAAGACAAGAACTCTGTTGAGGTTGAAGATCAACTAAGCGAAAAGAGTTTCAATAGGGGGAAATACCATGGTAAGTCAAGACAAAACCCTATCAAGACTaaaatcttggctcaaaattctGAGTCCAGTACACCAAGAACTAATCATCAAGATTTGCACTTCAAGAAAATTGATGAATTGGGACTTGGAGTTCCGGTTTTCGGAAATCCAGAGGTGAAGATACAATtgcaaaaggaagaagaagaaccaaGAAAGTCCCTAGAAGTGTTTGGCTTCCCAATAACAGATAAAGAAAGAAGCAAAAAGAGCGTTGAGAAAAAAATAGGCATGTTAACATGGGATGCAATTGTTCCAAAAGCTGAAGAAATTGATATCATCAACATAGGAGCAAGTTCAAATGGAACATATGAGGATGATTATGCAGAAAGTGATGCAAGTTCAGACTTGTTTGAGATTGAAAGTTTCCCAAGTAATAATACAGCAAATCCAAGCCTTGCTAGACAGGGTTCAGAGGGAATGTCATGTTATGCTCCAAGTGAAGTTAGCATTGATTGGAGTGTTGTCACTGCTAGTGCAGCTGATTTCTCTATAACGTCTGATTCAGAAGAGCTCAAAATTAGAGCAAATTCCAATAGAATTGTCCATAATGGAAGAGAAACAGCAGGGAGAGACAAATCGAAACGTCGTTCGGGCATTATTTTGGGATGTAACAGTCATAAAGCTGTAGGAGTTGTTGGAGATGCATATAAAGTTAGTGAAAAAACATCAATTGAGATGCCTCAGAGGAACTTCAAGACTCATGAGCCTATTATGCCAATGACAAGATTTCATGCTGAGAGCAAATTGACTCGATTTGATGCAGGAAATATGAAACATGATTTTAATACAAGATCATTCTCTAGCACATATACTGGACGTCATGCAGATTTCTTGTATATTTAG